One region of Arthrobacter sp. StoSoilB22 genomic DNA includes:
- a CDS encoding DUF4082 domain-containing protein, whose protein sequence is MPGRSATRSQRVFRGFLVPLVIGMTAALLPLTAPAAVAAGPCDPVVNLVACENSKAGSPPSEWDISGAGDDSIQGFSTEISVNAGQPIRFKVDTSAPSYTIAIYRTGWYGGQGARKIADVVPSVLRQNQPACRSDATTGIYDCGTWAVSATWQVPATAVSGVYIALLKRPDTGAKSHITFIVRNDGNRSAVIFQTADQTWQAYNSYGGADFYQGVNGRAYKVSYNRPVATRGGPDGRDFYFANEYPMVRFLEQNGYDVSYISGLDADRNGAELLNHKVFLSVGHDEYWSGPQRANVTAARDAGVNLQFLSGNEMYWRTRFEPSAVDGAANRTLTCYKETWANEKIDPTAQWTGTWRDPRFASQANGGGLPENGLTGTLYMSNFSDLPVTVSAQEGKARLWRNTSLASLPAGSSAALAPHTIGYESNEDLDNGFRPAGLVKLSTTVGNVPQYLQDFGNTVAPGSTTHNVTLYRAASGALVFSAGSVQWTWGLDQEHDGNGAAADVRMRQAQVNLLADMGAQPATRAAGLVAAAPSTDTTKPTAAITAPANGATVAHGSSVTVTGTAADVGGVIAGVEVSTDGGTTWHPAQGKQNWTYSYVQTGFATATIQARAIDDSANIGAATVRNLTLSGPYSVFGQTVPTVKDSGDGGAYEMGLRFTPSVDGFITGVRFYKSAANTGTHTGSLWSSTGERLATVTFTNETASGWQTALFTQAVPVAAGQKYTVSYWAPNGHYATKDFQWASFGSADPPLKVAGGFGAEPAGVYATSQSFPTASYNGGNYFADALFSTVDSSPMTVSGHSPIPSSSSVPVDTKVSAVFSKPVTAASVQLTVQSPSGPVAGTTAYDAATRRATFTPSNALAFSTQFTATLSGTDSIGGPVTAGGTWTFTTAATLPVPGACPCSLFNDSVTPGIAELREGVPLTLGVRFSSVSAGEVLGMRFYKSAGNTGTHNGALYSATGQQLATVAFTNETASGWQTAMFSQPVQMAANTDYIVSYKSLTGTYSATTNGFGSGMSVGPLRAASDAGAYTYSGDFASSRSTSSYLVDVVVTVPNPPFTVGSQSPLPNAASVPLSSAVSAVLSEEAVASSVTLGLKVTGGASVAGSATYDQATRKVTFTPAAPLAAGTSYTATVTATSVSGQPMSGGSTWTFTTVPAPRTPGVCPCTLFQDTVTPTTPDANDGVPLSLGVRFASDTAGQVTGVRFYKAAGNTGTHTGSLYTTAGQLLATVTFANESSQGWQTASFSQPVSIEADTEYVVAYKSPTGKYSYSSGGFGAGLTSGPLRAASDSGAFSYSGDFPNASSTANYLVDLVFTVTTPPLTISEQVPAPGGYWDSG, encoded by the coding sequence ATGCCCGGTCGTTCAGCTACCCGATCACAGCGAGTCTTCAGGGGATTTCTTGTTCCCTTGGTGATTGGCATGACGGCGGCCCTGCTGCCCCTTACCGCACCAGCTGCAGTTGCGGCAGGGCCCTGCGACCCCGTGGTGAACCTCGTGGCGTGCGAGAACTCTAAGGCCGGAAGTCCGCCGTCGGAATGGGACATCAGCGGTGCCGGCGATGACAGCATTCAGGGCTTTTCCACCGAAATCAGTGTGAATGCGGGGCAACCCATTCGCTTCAAGGTGGATACGAGTGCCCCGAGCTACACCATTGCGATTTATCGAACAGGCTGGTATGGCGGCCAGGGGGCGCGCAAGATCGCCGACGTAGTGCCTTCGGTGCTGCGGCAAAACCAGCCAGCTTGCCGGAGTGACGCCACCACCGGCATATATGACTGCGGAACCTGGGCGGTTTCCGCAACGTGGCAGGTGCCGGCCACAGCCGTCTCAGGGGTCTATATCGCCCTGCTGAAGCGGCCCGATACGGGGGCGAAGAGCCACATCACCTTCATTGTGCGCAACGACGGAAACCGTTCCGCTGTGATCTTCCAAACCGCTGACCAGACGTGGCAGGCCTACAACTCATACGGCGGTGCTGACTTCTACCAAGGCGTCAACGGCCGTGCCTATAAAGTCAGTTATAACCGCCCCGTGGCCACCAGGGGAGGACCGGATGGCCGGGATTTCTACTTCGCCAACGAATACCCCATGGTGCGTTTCCTGGAACAGAATGGTTACGACGTCAGCTACATCAGCGGCCTGGACGCGGACCGCAATGGCGCAGAGCTGCTGAACCACAAGGTGTTCCTGTCAGTAGGCCACGACGAATACTGGTCGGGACCGCAACGTGCGAACGTCACTGCTGCAAGGGATGCAGGAGTGAATCTTCAATTTCTCTCCGGTAACGAAATGTACTGGAGAACACGGTTTGAGCCGTCTGCGGTTGACGGTGCAGCCAACCGCACCCTGACGTGCTACAAGGAGACGTGGGCAAACGAAAAGATTGATCCCACTGCCCAGTGGACAGGCACCTGGCGTGATCCTCGCTTCGCGTCCCAAGCCAACGGCGGAGGCCTTCCCGAAAACGGCCTGACAGGCACGTTGTACATGTCAAACTTTTCAGACCTGCCGGTGACAGTCTCGGCTCAGGAAGGGAAGGCCCGCCTATGGCGCAATACGTCGTTGGCGTCGCTTCCGGCTGGTTCTTCGGCAGCATTGGCTCCCCACACCATCGGATACGAGTCAAATGAAGATCTGGACAACGGGTTCAGGCCTGCGGGTCTGGTCAAGCTGTCCACCACCGTGGGGAACGTTCCACAATATCTTCAGGACTTCGGCAACACAGTGGCTCCGGGAAGCACCACGCACAATGTGACTCTTTACCGGGCAGCAAGCGGAGCCTTGGTCTTTTCTGCAGGCAGTGTCCAATGGACCTGGGGCCTGGACCAGGAGCACGACGGCAATGGTGCAGCGGCCGATGTACGCATGAGGCAGGCACAGGTCAACCTACTGGCCGATATGGGTGCACAGCCCGCCACGAGGGCTGCCGGTCTGGTTGCGGCAGCACCGAGCACCGATACCACCAAGCCCACGGCCGCCATCACAGCGCCGGCCAATGGTGCAACGGTGGCCCACGGAAGCAGCGTCACAGTAACGGGAACTGCCGCCGATGTGGGCGGCGTGATCGCTGGCGTGGAAGTCTCCACCGACGGCGGCACCACGTGGCATCCTGCCCAAGGCAAGCAAAATTGGACATACAGCTACGTCCAAACGGGCTTCGCCACGGCAACCATTCAGGCCCGGGCCATCGACGATAGTGCCAACATCGGGGCGGCCACCGTCAGAAACCTGACTCTCAGTGGGCCCTACAGCGTCTTCGGCCAAACCGTTCCAACGGTCAAAGACTCCGGTGACGGAGGCGCCTATGAGATGGGCCTCCGGTTCACTCCCTCTGTGGATGGCTTCATCACAGGGGTTCGCTTCTACAAGAGTGCTGCCAACACGGGAACGCACACAGGATCCTTGTGGAGCTCCACCGGCGAGCGCCTGGCCACAGTGACCTTCACGAATGAAACGGCTTCGGGGTGGCAGACCGCACTCTTTACGCAAGCTGTTCCGGTGGCGGCCGGACAAAAGTACACGGTCTCCTATTGGGCACCCAACGGTCACTACGCCACCAAGGACTTCCAGTGGGCGAGCTTCGGATCCGCCGATCCCCCGCTGAAGGTGGCCGGAGGATTCGGGGCCGAACCGGCCGGTGTCTATGCAACATCCCAAAGCTTCCCCACCGCCAGCTATAACGGCGGCAACTACTTCGCTGATGCTCTTTTCAGCACCGTGGACAGCTCGCCTATGACCGTTTCGGGACATTCCCCCATTCCCTCGTCCTCGAGTGTTCCTGTTGACACGAAGGTGAGCGCGGTCTTCTCCAAGCCCGTCACTGCCGCCAGTGTGCAACTGACCGTGCAGTCGCCGTCGGGGCCGGTAGCAGGCACCACGGCGTACGACGCCGCCACGCGTCGGGCGACGTTCACGCCGTCGAACGCTTTAGCCTTCAGCACCCAATTCACCGCAACCTTATCCGGCACCGATTCAATTGGTGGTCCGGTAACAGCCGGCGGAACCTGGACCTTCACCACAGCAGCAACGCTGCCGGTCCCCGGCGCCTGCCCGTGCAGTCTCTTTAATGACTCGGTCACTCCCGGCATCGCCGAACTGCGTGAAGGGGTTCCCCTGACGCTTGGCGTGAGGTTCTCCAGTGTCTCGGCGGGTGAGGTTCTGGGCATGCGCTTCTACAAGTCGGCGGGGAACACAGGAACCCACAACGGCGCCCTCTACTCGGCCACCGGCCAGCAACTGGCAACGGTCGCGTTCACGAATGAGACCGCCTCCGGCTGGCAAACCGCGATGTTCAGTCAACCTGTCCAAATGGCCGCAAATACGGACTACATCGTGTCCTACAAGTCACTGACCGGCACCTATTCAGCCACAACCAATGGTTTCGGATCAGGGATGAGTGTGGGTCCGCTGAGGGCTGCTTCCGACGCAGGCGCTTACACGTACAGCGGCGATTTTGCCTCTTCCCGGTCCACCTCCAGCTACCTGGTGGATGTGGTGGTCACCGTCCCCAACCCGCCGTTTACTGTCGGTTCACAGTCCCCGCTACCCAACGCGGCCAGCGTTCCCTTGAGCTCCGCGGTCAGTGCAGTGCTCTCCGAGGAAGCAGTCGCATCCAGCGTCACACTGGGACTGAAAGTCACCGGTGGAGCCTCGGTAGCAGGGTCCGCCACCTATGATCAAGCCACCCGCAAGGTCACCTTCACCCCGGCTGCACCCTTGGCCGCCGGGACGTCCTACACGGCAACAGTTACTGCGACTTCGGTGTCCGGCCAGCCGATGTCCGGCGGAAGCACGTGGACCTTCACCACTGTTCCGGCTCCGCGAACGCCCGGGGTTTGCCCCTGCACGCTCTTCCAGGACACTGTGACTCCCACCACTCCGGATGCGAATGACGGCGTGCCTTTGTCCCTCGGTGTCCGGTTTGCCAGCGACACCGCCGGGCAGGTCACCGGCGTGCGGTTCTACAAGGCGGCCGGTAACACCGGAACGCACACGGGCTCGCTGTACACAACGGCCGGGCAGTTACTGGCAACCGTGACTTTCGCCAACGAGTCCAGTCAAGGATGGCAGACTGCGTCGTTCAGCCAGCCAGTGAGCATCGAAGCAGATACAGAGTACGTGGTGGCCTACAAGTCTCCCACCGGCAAGTACTCCTACAGCTCAGGCGGATTTGGTGCCGGCCTGACAAGTGGTCCGCTCCGTGCGGCTTCCGATTCCGGAGCCTTCTCCTACAGCGGTGACTTCCCCAATGCATCCTCTACTGCCAATTACCTGGTGGATCTGGTGTTCACGGTGACCACGCCACCATTGACGATTTCCGAGCAAGTTCCGGCACCGGGGGGCTACTGGGATTCCGGTTGA
- a CDS encoding DUF4082 domain-containing protein: protein MRPGASFTLTANGGPIAGAAALSADNRSVTFTPAAALPASTVVTASVANVLSQQGQAFPTTTWQFTTAAPAVQQSTIFGSLVPQVATTSDFMPVELGTAFTVSQAGNVTGIRFYKGAGNTGTHVGSLWNSAGTRLAQVTFTNETATGWQTATLATPVALATGQTYVVSYRAPNGRYSSTQGFFNQTWTSGVFTATGPNNGRYRYGSGGAMPTNSWNATNYFVDVVYSTTAPAQQQLAAPAPSSTATPTVTPAPTPTATATGTATPTPSPSPSPTPSPTQSGGLLCGLLRVC, encoded by the coding sequence ATACGGCCGGGCGCTTCGTTCACCCTGACGGCAAATGGCGGCCCGATCGCCGGGGCGGCAGCCCTATCCGCCGACAACCGGAGCGTGACGTTCACCCCCGCAGCGGCGCTGCCCGCCAGCACTGTGGTTACTGCAAGCGTGGCGAATGTCTTGTCCCAACAGGGGCAAGCTTTCCCCACCACTACATGGCAATTCACTACTGCGGCCCCGGCCGTCCAGCAATCCACAATTTTCGGGTCGCTGGTTCCACAGGTTGCCACAACATCGGACTTCATGCCTGTCGAATTGGGTACCGCCTTTACGGTGTCCCAAGCCGGGAACGTGACGGGAATCCGCTTCTACAAGGGAGCTGGAAACACTGGAACCCACGTTGGCTCGCTGTGGAACTCGGCAGGCACCCGTCTGGCGCAAGTGACCTTCACCAACGAGACGGCCACGGGCTGGCAAACCGCCACCTTGGCCACACCAGTGGCACTGGCGACCGGCCAAACCTACGTGGTGTCCTACCGGGCACCGAATGGCCGTTACTCTTCGACGCAAGGCTTCTTCAACCAGACCTGGACAAGTGGGGTCTTCACCGCCACCGGTCCGAACAACGGCCGGTACCGGTACGGCTCGGGAGGCGCCATGCCCACTAACTCGTGGAACGCCACGAACTACTTTGTGGACGTGGTGTACTCAACCACTGCGCCGGCCCAGCAGCAGTTGGCCGCGCCAGCTCCGTCGTCTACAGCCACCCCCACAGTGACACCGGCACCGACCCCCACGGCGACTGCGACAGGCACAGCGACGCCAACTCCTAGTCCGTCACCGAGCCCGACACCCAGTCCCACGCAATCAGGCGGGCTACTCTGCGGGCTGTTGCGGGTCTGCTGA